The Mesorhizobium sp. M1D.F.Ca.ET.043.01.1.1 genome contains a region encoding:
- a CDS encoding dihydrodipicolinate synthase family protein, with protein MKFEGIYTPAITPLGPDGRIDNAAFADVLESLIEAKVHGIIVGGSTGEYYAQSAQERFDLGAFAKKVIGTRIPLIIGTGAIRTEDSVEYAKAAKEIGADAILVSSPPYALPTERENAVHALTVDRAANLPIMLYNYPARMGVMMGEEYFSRVGKSRNVIAIKESSGDMGNLHRLARKFPHISLSCGWDDQALEFFAWGARSWVCAGSNFLPREHVALYEACVLEKNFDKGRAIMSAMLPLMGFLECGKFVQSIKHGCELIGLKAGGVRAPLRPLNSEEKRTLQTVVATLKRTVAQITSGANQCMSL; from the coding sequence TTGAAATTCGAAGGCATCTATACACCGGCGATCACGCCGCTCGGCCCCGACGGGCGGATCGACAACGCCGCTTTCGCCGACGTTCTGGAGTCGCTCATCGAAGCCAAGGTGCACGGCATCATCGTCGGCGGATCGACCGGTGAATATTATGCCCAGAGCGCCCAGGAGCGCTTCGATCTCGGTGCCTTCGCCAAGAAGGTGATCGGCACGCGCATTCCGCTGATCATCGGCACGGGCGCCATCAGAACGGAAGATTCAGTCGAATACGCCAAGGCTGCGAAAGAGATCGGCGCCGACGCTATCCTCGTCTCCTCGCCGCCATACGCCCTGCCGACCGAGCGCGAGAATGCGGTTCACGCGCTCACCGTCGACCGCGCCGCGAACCTGCCGATCATGCTCTACAACTACCCTGCCCGCATGGGCGTGATGATGGGCGAGGAGTATTTCTCCCGAGTCGGCAAGTCGCGGAACGTCATCGCCATCAAGGAGAGTTCCGGCGACATGGGCAACCTGCACAGGCTTGCCCGTAAGTTCCCGCACATCTCGCTCTCCTGCGGCTGGGACGACCAGGCGCTGGAATTCTTCGCCTGGGGCGCCAGGAGCTGGGTCTGCGCCGGCTCGAACTTCCTGCCGCGCGAGCACGTCGCGCTCTACGAGGCCTGCGTGCTCGAGAAGAACTTCGACAAGGGCCGCGCCATCATGAGCGCGATGCTGCCGCTGATGGGCTTCCTCGAATGTGGAAAGTTCGTCCAGTCGATCAAGCATGGATGCGAGCTGATCGGCCTCAAGGCAGGCGGCGTGCGGGCGCCGCTGCGCCCTCTCAATTCAGAAGAAAAGCGAACCCTTCAGACCGTCGTCGCCACCTTGAAGCGCACGGTCGCCCAGATCACGTCGGGAGCAAACCAATGCATGAGCCTTTGA
- a CDS encoding dihydrodipicolinate synthase family protein: protein MSDFAFSGLTLAITTPFDAQGRIDFGRLEQNIERYIAAGIRGFVLSSGTGMHVYLSADESRSLVERGAKIINGRAKIIVQTSALLADDVVERTRHAKDCGAHGVMVLPPFFEGPTDDQGIIDFYAEAAKGGLPIIGYNVPQAVGVAITPSLLRELCAIPGFCTVKDSGGDLGKQASLIPTGLPVMNGADHLAAYALYAGCSGLIWGGANFAPKTALALVDAAAAKNWAEVREIWASLEPVMSLLWGGDYVQSVYAAAELIGYGAGSPRKPLRALPADRIAALRQALGTLVEREAA from the coding sequence CTGTCCGATTTCGCTTTCTCAGGCCTGACTCTGGCGATCACCACGCCCTTCGACGCGCAGGGCCGCATCGATTTCGGCAGGCTTGAGCAAAACATCGAGCGCTATATCGCAGCCGGCATCAGGGGCTTCGTTCTGAGTTCCGGAACGGGCATGCACGTCTACCTGTCGGCGGACGAGTCGAGGTCTCTGGTCGAGAGAGGCGCCAAGATCATCAACGGGCGCGCGAAGATCATCGTTCAGACCTCCGCGCTGCTCGCCGACGACGTTGTCGAGCGGACACGCCACGCCAAGGATTGCGGCGCCCATGGAGTCATGGTGCTGCCGCCCTTCTTCGAAGGCCCGACGGATGACCAGGGCATAATCGACTTCTACGCCGAGGCCGCAAAAGGCGGACTGCCGATCATTGGCTACAATGTGCCCCAGGCAGTGGGCGTTGCAATCACACCATCGCTGCTGAGGGAATTGTGCGCAATTCCCGGCTTCTGCACGGTCAAGGATAGCGGCGGCGATCTCGGCAAGCAGGCATCGCTCATTCCCACCGGCCTTCCGGTCATGAATGGCGCGGACCATCTGGCGGCCTACGCGCTCTACGCAGGATGCAGCGGCCTCATATGGGGCGGTGCGAATTTTGCGCCCAAGACGGCTTTGGCTCTGGTCGACGCGGCGGCCGCAAAAAATTGGGCTGAAGTGCGTGAGATCTGGGCGTCGCTCGAGCCGGTCATGTCCCTCCTTTGGGGGGGCGACTACGTGCAGTCGGTCTATGCCGCGGCCGAGTTGATCGGCTATGGCGCTGGAAGCCCCCGCAAGCCTTTGCGCGCGCTGCCCGCCGACAGAATAGCGGCTCTGCGACAGGCGCTCGGAACCCTCGTCGAGCGCGAGGCCGCCTGA
- a CDS encoding GntR family transcriptional regulator, whose translation MKGSKGNLYDDLKRRILTMELDPDEDLDEVALSERYGLSRTPVREIFRRLEGEGYIEIRANRGARVVPMNHSTLRQFFLVAPMVYAAIGRLAVQNFKPSQMSDLKDTQERFRAASKSGDALSMVVENNRFHEIIGEMSGNAYLQPSLGRLLIDHARIGHTFFRPRNDDMRRRLGIAVEHHDGFISAISGHDEDAVVDLVFEHWELSRETMEMFIAPQGLKADALVGES comes from the coding sequence ATGAAGGGAAGCAAGGGCAATCTCTACGACGATCTGAAGCGTCGCATCCTGACCATGGAACTCGATCCTGACGAGGATCTGGATGAGGTGGCGCTGAGCGAGCGTTATGGCCTGTCGCGCACGCCGGTCAGGGAAATCTTCCGCCGACTGGAGGGCGAAGGCTACATCGAGATTCGTGCGAACAGGGGCGCCCGGGTCGTTCCGATGAACCACTCGACTCTTCGACAGTTCTTCCTGGTCGCTCCCATGGTCTACGCCGCCATCGGCCGGTTGGCGGTCCAGAACTTCAAACCTTCGCAGATGTCGGACCTGAAGGACACGCAGGAGCGTTTCCGCGCCGCGAGCAAGTCCGGCGACGCACTTTCCATGGTGGTCGAGAACAACAGATTTCATGAGATCATCGGCGAGATGTCTGGCAACGCCTACCTTCAGCCGAGCCTCGGCAGGTTGCTGATCGATCACGCCCGTATCGGCCACACCTTCTTTCGCCCCCGCAATGATGACATGCGTCGGCGTTTGGGGATCGCCGTCGAACACCATGACGGCTTCATCTCGGCCATTAGCGGTCACGATGAAGACGCCGTCGTCGACCTGGTGTTCGAGCATTGGGAACTGTCGCGCGAGACGATGGAAATGTTCATCGCGCCCCAAGGCTTGAAGGCGGATGCCCTGGTCGGCGAATCCTGA
- a CDS encoding aldehyde dehydrogenase yields the protein MHEPLTAAEYKALAAEIQFPTNAFVDGAFRPAHSGKTFKTTNPATGEVLAEIAACDSTDVDFAVAKAREAFDDGRWQHLAPGERKAVLLKFAKLLERNRHELAVMESLDSGKPIRECQTVDVPDTIHTIRWHAELIDKLYDNTAPVGSKALTMVVREPVGVVGCVLPWNFPLLMLAWKIGPALAAGCSVIVKPAQETTLTTLRVAELAHEAGIPAGVLNVVPGGGKEVGEPIGLHMGVDMVAFTGSTPTGRRFLRYAADSNLKRVVLECGGKNPAVVLDDAEDLDLVAEQVVNGAFWNMGENCSATSRLIVQASIKDELLQRIGAYMREWKTGDPLDPENRIGALVSKSHFDKVKSFLADAKTEKLALAHGGGTQKGIYVEPAVFDGVAPSSRLFQEEIFGPVLSVTTFNSMAEAIALANDTNYGLTASVYTGSLRKAIKLSREIRAGVVTVNCFGEGDATTPFGGYKESGFGGRDKSVFAHDNYCELKTVWIDVSDRSVDETVR from the coding sequence ATGCATGAGCCTTTGACCGCCGCCGAATACAAGGCACTCGCCGCGGAGATTCAGTTCCCGACCAACGCCTTTGTTGACGGGGCATTCCGTCCGGCGCATTCCGGCAAGACATTCAAGACGACCAATCCGGCGACGGGCGAAGTGCTTGCCGAGATCGCGGCATGCGATTCAACGGATGTTGATTTCGCCGTGGCCAAGGCCAGGGAAGCCTTCGACGACGGCCGCTGGCAGCACCTCGCCCCCGGCGAGCGCAAGGCCGTGCTGCTGAAGTTCGCCAAGCTCCTGGAGCGCAACCGCCACGAGCTTGCGGTCATGGAGAGCCTCGACAGCGGCAAGCCGATCCGCGAATGCCAGACCGTTGACGTGCCGGACACAATCCATACCATCCGCTGGCACGCCGAACTCATCGACAAGCTCTACGACAACACGGCGCCTGTCGGCTCGAAGGCGCTGACCATGGTGGTGCGCGAGCCGGTCGGCGTCGTCGGCTGCGTCCTGCCGTGGAACTTTCCGCTCCTGATGCTGGCCTGGAAGATCGGCCCTGCGCTGGCGGCGGGATGCTCGGTCATCGTCAAGCCCGCCCAGGAAACCACTCTCACCACGCTTCGGGTCGCCGAGCTCGCTCACGAGGCCGGCATCCCGGCTGGTGTCTTGAATGTGGTGCCGGGCGGCGGCAAGGAGGTCGGCGAGCCGATCGGCCTGCATATGGGCGTCGACATGGTGGCGTTCACCGGATCGACGCCGACTGGCCGCCGCTTCCTGCGCTATGCGGCCGATTCCAATCTCAAGCGCGTCGTGCTGGAATGCGGCGGCAAGAACCCGGCGGTGGTCCTCGACGATGCCGAGGATCTCGATCTGGTCGCCGAGCAGGTTGTCAACGGCGCGTTCTGGAACATGGGCGAGAACTGCTCGGCCACCTCGCGTCTTATTGTCCAGGCCAGCATCAAGGACGAATTGCTGCAGCGGATCGGCGCCTATATGCGCGAGTGGAAGACCGGCGACCCGCTCGACCCGGAAAACCGCATCGGCGCGCTCGTCAGCAAGAGCCATTTCGACAAGGTGAAATCCTTTCTCGCCGATGCAAAAACCGAAAAGCTCGCTCTCGCCCATGGCGGCGGCACGCAAAAAGGCATCTATGTCGAACCGGCCGTCTTTGACGGTGTTGCGCCTTCGAGCCGCCTGTTCCAGGAAGAGATCTTCGGGCCGGTCCTTTCGGTCACGACATTCAATTCGATGGCCGAGGCCATCGCGCTCGCCAACGACACCAACTACGGCCTGACCGCGTCGGTCTATACGGGGAGCCTGCGCAAGGCGATCAAGCTTTCGCGTGAAATCCGCGCCGGCGTCGTCACCGTCAACTGCTTCGGCGAAGGCGACGCGACCACTCCGTTCGGCGGCTACAAAGAGTCCGGCTTCGGCGGGCGCGACAAATCGGTCTTCGCGCACGACAACTACTGCGAATTGAAGACGGTCTGGATCGACGTCTCGGATCGCTCGGTCGACGAGACGGTCAGATGA
- the hpaI gene encoding 4-hydroxy-2-oxoheptanedioate aldolase, translating to MEHPVNRFKRKLLAGQSQIGLWCGLPGNYAAEIVAPSGFDWLLFDTEHSPGDVLTVLPQLQAVAPYDVSPVVRPAINDPVLIKRFLDIGVQTLLIPYVQNAEEAQAAVAAVRYPPVGIRGVSALTRATRFGRVAHYAQNAEREICLLLQVETREALGNLESIASAEGVDGIFVGPADLAASFGHRGQPSHPEVVDAIVDAIERLKALGKPAGILTPDEKFAARCISLGTLFTAVGVDVAVLARGSEALAARFASQGACRDAGT from the coding sequence TTGGAACATCCCGTCAATCGGTTCAAGCGGAAGCTCCTTGCTGGTCAAAGTCAGATCGGCCTGTGGTGTGGCCTGCCGGGAAACTACGCCGCGGAAATCGTCGCGCCTTCAGGTTTCGATTGGCTCCTGTTCGACACGGAACATTCTCCGGGTGACGTTCTGACCGTCCTGCCACAATTGCAAGCGGTCGCACCATACGACGTTTCCCCAGTCGTCCGTCCGGCCATCAACGACCCCGTTCTCATCAAACGCTTCCTGGATATTGGCGTTCAGACACTGCTCATTCCCTACGTTCAGAACGCGGAAGAGGCGCAAGCCGCAGTCGCGGCCGTGCGATATCCTCCGGTTGGAATTCGCGGTGTTTCTGCCCTGACGCGCGCCACTCGTTTCGGCAGAGTTGCGCACTATGCGCAAAATGCGGAACGAGAAATTTGCCTGTTGCTGCAAGTTGAGACGCGGGAAGCGCTTGGCAACCTCGAGTCGATTGCATCGGCAGAGGGAGTGGATGGCATATTCGTAGGACCGGCAGACCTTGCAGCGAGTTTCGGACACAGGGGCCAACCGAGCCACCCGGAGGTTGTCGATGCAATTGTCGACGCGATTGAACGCCTGAAAGCGTTGGGCAAGCCTGCGGGCATTCTTACCCCGGATGAGAAGTTCGCGGCACGGTGCATCTCACTGGGAACACTATTTACTGCCGTTGGTGTCGATGTCGCTGTCCTGGCGAGGGGATCGGAAGCACTCGCGGCACGATTTGCATCGCAAGGAGCGTGCCGCGATGCCGGAACATGA
- a CDS encoding glycine betaine ABC transporter substrate-binding protein, which yields MRKILFPAVALGALLSAGAAQAACGDVTLAVFSWQSAEAMSNVDQFILKNGYGCNATTVAGDTVPTITAMIEKGQPDISSESTPSLLGDVYKKGAAEGRISQIGTAISDGQVSGWYIPKYVADAHPDIKTVDDAMKHPELFPAPEDPSKGGVIQGPQGWGDTVVTAQLYKAIDGDKKGFTLVPTGSAAALDGVISKAYEQKQGLLAQYWAPTSLLVKYPMVRLEMAHDDAEWARCTSKQDCPDPKPNYWKPAEMVTLASSKFLARDDVGPVKDYLAKRSWTQAEVGKVMLWMTDNQANGEDGAKWFIKKMPDVWTKWVPADVAEKVKAAL from the coding sequence ATGAGAAAAATCCTATTTCCCGCCGTTGCCCTCGGGGCTCTGCTGAGCGCCGGTGCCGCGCAGGCGGCCTGCGGCGACGTTACATTGGCGGTCTTCAGCTGGCAGTCGGCCGAGGCCATGTCCAATGTCGACCAATTCATCCTGAAGAACGGCTATGGCTGCAACGCCACGACCGTTGCGGGCGACACCGTACCGACGATCACCGCGATGATCGAGAAGGGCCAGCCGGACATTTCGTCGGAATCGACGCCAAGCCTGCTTGGCGACGTCTATAAGAAGGGCGCCGCCGAGGGGCGGATCAGCCAGATCGGGACGGCTATCAGCGACGGACAGGTTTCCGGCTGGTACATTCCCAAATATGTCGCGGATGCGCATCCTGATATCAAGACCGTCGACGACGCCATGAAGCATCCGGAACTGTTTCCGGCTCCGGAAGACCCCTCGAAAGGCGGTGTTATCCAGGGGCCCCAGGGCTGGGGCGACACGGTCGTGACGGCGCAGCTCTACAAGGCCATCGACGGTGACAAGAAGGGCTTCACGCTGGTCCCGACCGGCTCGGCGGCAGCGCTCGATGGCGTTATCTCCAAGGCCTATGAACAGAAGCAGGGACTTCTCGCCCAATATTGGGCGCCGACATCGCTCCTGGTGAAATATCCGATGGTGCGCCTCGAAATGGCTCACGACGACGCCGAGTGGGCGCGCTGCACGTCGAAGCAGGACTGCCCCGATCCGAAGCCGAACTACTGGAAGCCGGCTGAAATGGTGACGCTGGCCAGCAGCAAGTTCCTGGCCCGTGACGACGTTGGGCCGGTCAAGGACTATCTCGCCAAGCGCAGCTGGACCCAGGCCGAAGTCGGCAAGGTGATGCTGTGGATGACCGACAACCAGGCCAACGGCGAGGACGGCGCGAAGTGGTTCATCAAGAAGATGCCGGACGTCTGGACCAAGTGGGTTCCGGCTGACGTCGCCGAAAAGGTCAAGGCCGCGCTCTAA
- a CDS encoding fumarylacetoacetate hydrolase family protein, translating to MITEEERWAAADALLKAEIERKPIIQPSKTYPNLELEDAYRIQALWAEARVAKGARIVGHKIGLTSRAMQMASKMTEPDYGCILDDALYNDGAQIRADLFIKPRLEVELAFVMGEDLVGPGARIYDVMRATEFVLPALEIIDYRTEVPRAITDTIADNAAFGALVVGGRIIRPMDIDIRWVGATLSKNGVIEESGVSAAIMGHPAAGIAWLVNKLHAVGGGLKKGQIVLAGSFTRPVDIAKGDVIQADYGPVGSIGVSFV from the coding sequence ATGATCACCGAAGAAGAACGCTGGGCCGCGGCAGACGCGCTGCTCAAAGCTGAAATCGAGCGCAAGCCGATCATACAGCCCAGCAAGACCTACCCGAACCTCGAACTCGAGGACGCCTACCGAATTCAGGCTTTGTGGGCGGAGGCGAGGGTAGCCAAGGGCGCACGGATCGTCGGGCATAAGATTGGCCTGACGTCACGCGCAATGCAGATGGCTTCGAAGATGACGGAGCCGGACTACGGCTGCATTCTTGACGATGCGCTTTACAACGACGGAGCGCAGATCAGGGCTGACTTGTTTATCAAGCCGCGCCTCGAGGTCGAGCTGGCCTTTGTCATGGGTGAGGATCTCGTCGGGCCCGGCGCCAGGATCTATGACGTCATGCGTGCGACCGAGTTCGTTCTCCCGGCGCTCGAGATTATCGACTACCGGACCGAAGTCCCTCGAGCGATCACGGACACCATTGCGGACAACGCGGCTTTCGGCGCCCTCGTCGTTGGCGGCCGTATAATTCGCCCGATGGACATCGATATCCGTTGGGTCGGAGCGACTCTTTCCAAGAACGGCGTCATCGAGGAATCGGGCGTGTCAGCGGCGATCATGGGACATCCGGCAGCCGGCATAGCGTGGCTGGTCAACAAACTTCATGCTGTGGGCGGTGGCCTGAAGAAGGGACAAATAGTCCTGGCCGGCTCCTTCACGCGTCCTGTCGATATCGCGAAAGGTGATGTCATCCAGGCCGACTATGGCCCTGTTGGCTCCATCGGCGTGTCGTTCGTGTGA
- a CDS encoding transporter substrate-binding domain-containing protein: MPEHDELLTEIAPTGVIRAAVNMSNAALVQLDPVTDVLAGPSVQIAIALAAELDCCLSLVRYGSAADILAAAEGNEWDVAFIAPDPSRADRFSFSPPYTTVTASFLVSDSSPLGSVGHVDVGGVRIAAAKTAAYTKQLERQIRNAILLHTENPASALDMLISSQCDAAAGLTESLSRFCEENPGFRVVEGTFSKVPQAIAVHRRCVHASTFLSDFIQQHCSVGKPSTG; encoded by the coding sequence ATGCCGGAACATGATGAACTCCTCACTGAAATCGCACCGACGGGAGTCATCAGAGCGGCGGTCAACATGTCGAATGCCGCACTTGTCCAACTCGATCCAGTGACAGACGTTCTAGCAGGGCCGAGCGTGCAGATCGCGATCGCACTTGCGGCAGAGCTCGACTGCTGTTTGTCGCTGGTTCGATACGGATCGGCCGCTGACATTCTTGCGGCTGCCGAAGGCAACGAGTGGGACGTTGCATTCATTGCTCCCGATCCGTCACGTGCCGACAGGTTCTCCTTCTCGCCCCCCTATACCACGGTGACCGCCAGCTTTCTGGTGTCAGACAGTAGCCCGCTAGGCAGCGTGGGGCATGTCGACGTCGGAGGGGTGCGCATCGCCGCGGCCAAAACCGCTGCGTATACAAAGCAGCTTGAGCGACAGATTAGAAATGCAATCCTCCTCCACACCGAAAATCCCGCCTCCGCCCTGGACATGCTTATATCCTCCCAGTGCGATGCGGCTGCGGGCTTGACCGAGTCCCTGTCACGTTTCTGCGAAGAGAATCCAGGTTTCCGCGTTGTTGAGGGGACATTCTCGAAAGTGCCTCAGGCGATCGCTGTGCATCGGAGGTGCGTTCACGCTTCAACCTTCCTGTCGGACTTCATCCAGCAGCATTGCAGCGTGGGTAAGCCGAGCACTGGGTAG
- a CDS encoding glycine betaine/L-proline ABC transporter ATP-binding protein, protein MTSNNASIEIRDLYKIFGKSPEKYVEAVRGGMTKAELSKAHGQILGLNNINISMPAGKIQVVMGLSGSGKSTLIRHINRLIEPTSGSIMIDGRDVLEMSELELREFRRNHTAMVFQRFGLLPHRTVIDNVTFGLEVRGVEAAKSRDTAMRWIDRVGLSGFETRYPNELSGGMQQRVGLARALSNNASILLMDEAYSALDPLIRTDMQTMLLELQTELKKTIVFITHDLDEALRLGDQIVIMRDGSIIQQGNSQDILLRPADDYIERFVKDVNRGRFIKVDAVMEPPPQSDGRSLPSLKSGLTLETAAKELTNSNFDSAYVTGDGGQPLGLISLRQITAALSSGSAA, encoded by the coding sequence ATGACTAGCAACAACGCATCGATCGAAATCCGCGACCTCTACAAGATATTCGGCAAGTCGCCGGAGAAATATGTCGAGGCGGTCCGCGGCGGCATGACCAAGGCCGAATTGTCAAAGGCGCACGGGCAAATCCTGGGTTTGAACAACATCAACATCTCCATGCCGGCCGGCAAGATCCAGGTCGTCATGGGTCTGTCGGGCTCGGGCAAGTCGACGCTGATCCGGCACATCAACCGCCTCATCGAGCCGACATCCGGCTCGATCATGATCGACGGTCGCGACGTTTTGGAAATGTCGGAGCTGGAGCTGCGGGAATTCCGCCGCAACCACACGGCGATGGTGTTCCAGCGGTTTGGCCTCTTGCCGCACCGGACCGTCATCGACAACGTCACATTCGGGCTGGAGGTGCGCGGCGTCGAAGCGGCCAAGAGCCGCGATACGGCCATGCGCTGGATCGATCGCGTCGGCCTTTCCGGCTTTGAGACGCGCTATCCGAACGAACTGTCCGGCGGCATGCAACAGCGCGTCGGGCTGGCGCGCGCGCTGAGCAACAATGCCTCGATCCTCTTGATGGACGAGGCCTACTCGGCTCTCGATCCGCTGATCCGGACCGACATGCAGACCATGCTTCTCGAATTGCAGACCGAGTTGAAGAAGACCATCGTCTTCATCACCCACGATCTCGACGAGGCGCTGCGGCTCGGCGACCAGATCGTCATCATGCGCGACGGCTCGATCATCCAGCAGGGCAACAGCCAGGATATCCTTCTGCGTCCTGCCGATGATTACATCGAGCGGTTCGTCAAGGACGTCAATCGCGGCCGCTTCATCAAGGTCGATGCCGTCATGGAACCCCCGCCGCAATCTGACGGCAGATCGCTGCCGAGTCTGAAGTCCGGCTTGACGCTCGAGACCGCCGCCAAGGAACTGACGAACTCCAATTTTGACTCGGCCTATGTCACCGGCGACGGCGGCCAGCCGCTCGGACTGATTTCGCTGCGGCAGATCACGGCGGCTCTGTCATCCGGGTCAGCCGCGTGA
- a CDS encoding proline/glycine betaine ABC transporter permease, translated as MDWLFKFPQLDPEFLLAVKRAIDGALKALTRGHGQSIEDFFYPLQRVLIFFENTISNAPWPLVVIAIAVIAWFAARRWAVVAAVVGTLIAIGLLGLWQDAMKTISLVFTSTLFAIAIGIPLGILMNRYKRVGGVMQTVLDVMQTMPPFVYLIPVVMLLGIGRVPGFIAVVIYAIPPIIRLTDLGIRLVDKEVLEAADAYGCSRSQKLWKVQIPLAMPTIMAGINQTIMMALGMVVIASMIGVQGLGLNVLQAIANQYFTQGIFNGFAIVGIAIIFDRISQAYGHRLQKHRGAAHD; from the coding sequence ATGGATTGGCTTTTCAAATTCCCTCAACTCGATCCTGAGTTCCTGCTCGCGGTCAAGCGGGCCATCGACGGCGCGCTCAAAGCGCTGACGCGCGGCCACGGTCAATCGATCGAGGATTTCTTCTATCCGCTGCAGCGCGTTCTCATCTTCTTCGAAAACACCATCTCGAACGCGCCTTGGCCGCTGGTCGTGATCGCAATTGCGGTCATCGCCTGGTTTGCGGCACGGCGCTGGGCGGTGGTCGCAGCGGTCGTCGGAACCCTCATCGCCATCGGTCTCCTTGGCCTGTGGCAAGATGCGATGAAGACGATTTCGCTTGTCTTCACCTCGACCCTCTTCGCCATCGCCATCGGCATCCCGCTCGGCATCCTGATGAACCGCTACAAGCGCGTCGGCGGGGTCATGCAGACGGTGCTCGACGTCATGCAGACGATGCCGCCCTTCGTCTATCTCATTCCGGTCGTCATGCTGCTCGGCATCGGCCGGGTGCCGGGGTTCATCGCGGTGGTGATCTACGCCATCCCGCCTATCATCCGCCTCACCGACCTCGGCATCCGCCTGGTCGACAAGGAGGTCCTGGAGGCCGCCGACGCCTATGGCTGCTCGCGCTCGCAAAAGCTCTGGAAAGTGCAGATCCCGCTCGCCATGCCGACAATCATGGCCGGCATCAACCAGACGATCATGATGGCGCTCGGCATGGTGGTCATCGCCTCGATGATCGGCGTGCAGGGGCTCGGCCTCAACGTCCTGCAGGCCATCGCCAATCAGTATTTCACGCAAGGCATCTTCAACGGTTTTGCCATCGTCGGCATCGCGATCATCTTCGACCGCATCAGCCAGGCCTATGGCCACCGCCTGCAGAAGCACCGGGGTGCAGCACATGACTAG
- a CDS encoding FAD-binding oxidoreductase, with amino-acid sequence MSDLVVKRLPAESGTSGWEAISKRSFLVRTLDGDTSADWLIIGGGFAGLSAARRLAQLRPGDKIVLLEAGEIAKGPAGRNSGYMIDVPHNLSSGEYSVAGEAETRTEIAQNRSAISFAADAAAEYGMSARTFDPSGKINAAATERGMTLNANYGHSLKAIGEQHRFIDAAGMRELTGSSYYLGGLYTPGTVMIQPADYIRGFAAGLVSKVDMFERSPVLKLEQVGKTWKASSRNGTVAAPKVVLGVNGHIDDFGYFRGRLMHIFTYASMTAPFTSKSTGSDLWALLPADPMGATVRKISADGSSRIVIRTRFTYDWPVQVSEKRLAGIAAEQRASLDARFPDLKDVPFEYVWAGRLCLSRNHVPAFGEIEEGLYSACCENGLGTVKSTLAGIMAVDLATGTRSDMLNTFSDQPQPARLPPEPLAWLGVNTVIRWQEWRAGREG; translated from the coding sequence ATGAGCGACCTCGTCGTCAAGCGCCTTCCGGCGGAATCCGGAACCTCGGGCTGGGAGGCGATCAGCAAACGCAGCTTCCTGGTCCGCACGCTTGATGGCGACACCTCCGCCGACTGGCTGATCATCGGTGGCGGCTTCGCCGGCCTTTCGGCAGCGCGACGCCTCGCCCAGCTTCGACCCGGAGACAAGATCGTCCTCTTGGAAGCCGGAGAAATCGCCAAGGGTCCGGCTGGCCGGAACTCGGGCTACATGATCGATGTGCCGCACAATCTGTCGTCGGGCGAATACTCCGTCGCCGGTGAAGCCGAAACCAGGACAGAGATCGCGCAGAACCGTTCCGCGATCTCTTTCGCTGCCGACGCCGCGGCGGAGTACGGCATGTCCGCACGCACCTTCGATCCGTCGGGCAAGATCAATGCCGCAGCGACAGAGCGCGGCATGACGCTCAATGCCAACTATGGTCACTCTCTCAAGGCCATCGGTGAACAACACCGCTTCATCGATGCCGCCGGGATGCGGGAGTTGACCGGCTCGTCTTACTACCTGGGCGGCCTCTATACGCCGGGCACGGTGATGATCCAGCCCGCCGACTATATCCGGGGGTTCGCTGCGGGGCTGGTCTCCAAAGTCGACATGTTCGAGCGCTCGCCGGTGCTCAAACTCGAACAGGTGGGTAAGACCTGGAAGGCAAGCTCGCGCAATGGGACAGTTGCCGCTCCAAAGGTGGTCCTCGGCGTCAATGGCCACATCGACGACTTTGGCTATTTCCGCGGCCGTCTGATGCACATCTTCACCTATGCGTCGATGACCGCCCCCTTCACATCGAAGTCGACTGGCAGCGACCTGTGGGCCTTGCTGCCGGCCGACCCGATGGGCGCAACGGTCAGGAAGATCTCCGCCGACGGGTCTTCGCGCATCGTCATCAGGACGCGGTTCACCTACGACTGGCCCGTTCAGGTGAGCGAGAAACGACTAGCCGGCATCGCCGCCGAGCAGCGGGCATCCCTGGACGCCAGGTTCCCGGACCTCAAGGACGTTCCGTTCGAATATGTCTGGGCCGGACGGCTCTGCCTCAGCCGCAACCATGTTCCGGCCTTCGGCGAGATCGAAGAGGGCCTCTATTCGGCATGCTGCGAGAACGGTCTTGGGACCGTCAAGAGCACGCTCGCCGGCATCATGGCCGTCGATCTCGCAACCGGCACCCGCTCGGACATGCTCAACACATTCTCGGATCAGCCACAGCCCGCGAGGCTTCCTCCCGAGCCGTTGGCGTGGCTCGGCGTGAACACCGTGATCCGTTGGCAGGAATGGCGCGCCGGCCGCGAGGGATGA